The following are from one region of the Quercus robur chromosome 1, dhQueRobu3.1, whole genome shotgun sequence genome:
- the LOC126725999 gene encoding probable E3 ubiquitin-protein ligase LUL2, translated as MGNNGSSSASRRRHHRSHQGQPSPQPEITENRYVFAAATPYPNPNPPQYYQYPGYYPQPPPMVGPYPPPYHVGGGVYPAPGNWVNGPPPYGPGAVPHHPVTPFVEHQKAVTIRNDVNIKKESLRLEPDEENPGQFLVAFTFDATAPGSITVMFFAKENEDCNLTATKDSLPNSNTISFQQGLGQKFRQPCGTGIDFSKIEETELTDYGDIEIYPLVVKAEAYPLTNNESEGDPVRNSQITKAVFEKKENGEYQVRVLQQILWVNGMRYELQEIYGIGNVVDGDTEENDSGKECVICLSEPRDTTVLPCRHMCMCSGCAKALSIQTDRCPICRQPIERLLEIKVSNEPESDA; from the exons ATGGGAAATAATGGAAGCAGTAGTGCGAGCCGGCGGAGGCACCACCGTAGCCACCAGGGTCAGCCGTCTCCGCAGCCTGAAATAACCGAAAACAGATATGTGTTTGCTGCTGCCACACCCTACCCCAACCCTAACCCTCCCCAATACTACCAATACCCCGGATACTACCCTCAGCCACCGCCCATGGTGGGCCCTTATCCGCCGCCTTATCATGTGGGTGGTGGGGTCTACCCGGCCCCCGGCAACTGGGTTAATGGACCGCCCCCTTATGGTCCTGGTGCAGTCCCCCACCACCCAGTTACTCCATTTGTGGAACATCAAAAGGCAGTGACTATTAGGAACGATGTGAATATTAAGAAGGAGTCTCTGAGGCTTGAACCGGATGAGGAGAATCCTGGACAGTTCCTTGTTGCCTTCACGTTCGATGCCACTGCACCTGGAAG CATTACAGTTATGTTTTTCGCTAAAGAAAATGAAGACTGTAACCTTACAGCTACAAAGGATAGCCTGCCTAATTCTAACACCATCTCTTTTCAGCAAGGTCTAGGCCAGAAGTTTAGACAACCTTGTGGAACTGGAATTGACTTCTCGAAGATTGAGGAGACCGAGTTGACAGATTATGGTGATATAGAGATTTACCCACTTGTGGTTAAGGCTGAAGCATACCCATTGACCAATAATGAATCAGAAGGAGATCCAGTTAGGAATTCTCAGATCACCAAGGCTGTGTTTGAAAAGAAGGAGAATGGTGAGTACCAGGTGCGGGTGTTGCAACAGATCCTGTGGGTGAATGGGATGAGGTATGAGCTGCAGGAAATTTATGGAATTGGGAATGTGGTTGATGGTGATACAGAGGAGAATGATTCTGGGAAAGAATGTGTTATTTGCTTGTCAGAACCCCGCGATACAACTGTCCTCCCATGCCGACACATG TGCATGTGCAGTGGCTGTGCTAAGGCACTGAGCATCCAGACAGACAGATGCCCCATTTGTAGGCAACCGATTGAACGGCTCCTGGAAATCAAGGTGAGCAATGAACCTGAATCTGATGCTTAA
- the LOC126725989 gene encoding zinc finger CCCH domain-containing protein 24 isoform X2: MEPGPAMAASPNNELSPIETLNSPPSTPPQMDGHESTSTTTTTTTTTTTTTITTQSQLDTNQEPLSNPESSAAALPLPLPVPDDAVSGEKRKREEELPPLWKTSLCSYFRRDSGSCSHGDACKYAHSEEELRPRPDNTWDPTSERAKKAMRSETTTTMTKKKSEVYEADIMMTESLVDDDDDDNNNGDDNNNGGGGCLDPELSKCLVHLPRKWNSQNLTSFLGEQAIQFKSVKKKKGMTVGFVTFENAEQLKTAQEELKGKSIGNKILKVADVIPRSFDKKIRSTVALPLNGQQTGEPSLDGENAGVSISSNGVEDGDTNDDEKHGSTVDGSVARARSVRDVVTPLAHMPYSDQLEHKKTSLMQNLKKLTRNARKACPHGVSLPEWILKSREIGGLSCELQGILESPLVNGYRNKCEFSVGYSLQGKATVGFMLGNFREGVTAVEEPVDCPNVSRIACKYASIFQEFLQQSELPIWNRFKNIGFWRQLTVREGRTPGKVVDVENSDASISEVMLIVQVCSVGLDDAVVTGEFERLAQAFAAGAIANSPSLPLTALVVQDHQGISNAAPADAPLRQLPIPKAASPKLETNDVAEARIRDCISNLQFCISPTAFFQVNTLAAEKLYSLAGDWAGLGPDTLLFDVCCGTGTIGLTLAHRVGMVIGIEMNASAVSDAYRNAEINGIKNCKFVCAKAEDVMGSLLKEYLNVPQKPDEISNTSENSDKENATAGEKDTSIDAVLDLEESSSCDLINNKSASGCSENEEQEAGSQLQKNCTSESENTSVQQFKNVVAIVDPPRVGLHPIVIKALRMHPRLRRLVYISCNPESLVANAIELCTPSPESIEKGNKNNRGWRNMSSTSLARHRAKSMPPSEPFQPVKAMAVDLFPHTVHCELVMLLER, translated from the exons ATGGAACCAGGACCAGCAATGGCGGCTTCTCCAAATAACGAACTCTCTCCAATCGAAACCCTAAACTCTCCACCGTCCACTCCTCCCCAAATGGACGGCCAcgagtccacctccaccaccaccactaccactaccaccaccaccaccaccaccatcaccacacAATCCCAACTGGACACCAATCAAGAACCACTCTCCAATCCTGAATCATCAGCGGCAGCATTGCCATTGCCGTTGCCAGTGCCAGACGACGCCGTATCGGGCGAGAAGCGAAAGCGAGAGGAGGAGCTACCGCCGCTGTGGAAGACGAGCCTCTGCTCCTACTTCAGGCGCGACTCAGGGTCCTGCAGCCACGGTGACGCGTGTAAGTACGCGCACAGCGAGGAGGAGCTCCGTCCGCGCCCCGATAACACGTGGGACCCGACCTCTGAGCGTGCGAAGAAGGCCATGAGGTCTGAGACGACGACGACGATGACGAAGAAGAAGAGCGAGGTTTACGAAGCGGATATCATGATGACTGAGTCGCTCGTTGATGATGACGATGACGACAACAACAATggtgatgataataataatggcGGCGGTGGTTGCTTGGACCCTGAGCTTAGCAAGTGCTTGGTTCATTTGCCTAGGAAATGGAACTCACAGAATCTGACTAGCTTTCTTGGTGAACAGGCAA TTCAGTTCAAATctgtgaagaaaaagaaaggcatGACTGTAGGTTTTGTGACTTTTGAAAATGCAGAACAATTGAAAACTGCACAGGAG GAATTGAAAGGAAAATCTATTGgcaacaaaattttaaaggtTGCTGATGTCATTCCTCGAtcatttgataagaaaattagATCAACAGTGGCTCTCCCTTTAAACGGACAACAAACTGGGGAACCTTCATTGGATGGTGAGAATGCAGGGGTCTCTATATCTTCAAATGGGGTTGAGGATGGTGATACAAATGATGATGAGAAACATGGTTCAACAGTTGATGGCTCTGTTGCAAGGGCAAGAAGCGTCCGCGATGTTGTGACTCCCCTTGCTCATATGCCTTATAGTGATCAGTTGGAGCACAAAAAGACCTCCCTTATGCAAAATCTCAAAAAACTT ACTAGAAATGCACGTAAAGCTTGTCCCCATGGTGTTTCACTTCCAGAATGGATTCTCAAATCTAGGGAAATAG GTGGTCTTTCATGTGAACTACAGGGCATACTTGAATCACCCCTTGTAAATGGATATCGAAATAAGTGTGAGTTTTCGGTTGGATATTCTCTACAGGGCAAAGCAACAGTGGGATTTATGCTCGGTAACTTTAG GGAGGGCGTGACAGCAGTTGAAGAACCGGTGGATTGCCCAAATGTTTCAAGAATTGCTTGCAAATATGCTTCTATCTTTCAGGAATTTTTGCAACAATCAGAATTACCAATTTGGAACAGATTTAAGAATATTGGATTTTGGCGTCAATTAACG GTTCGAGAAGGAAGGACCCCTGGGAAGGTTGTTGACGTTGAAAATTCTGATGCCAGCATTTCAGAGGTCATGCTTATTGTTCAG GTTTGCTCTGTGGGCCTTGATGATGCTGTTGTAACTGGTGAATTTGAGAGGCTGGCTCAAGCATTTGCTGCAGGAGCTATTGCAAATTCTCCATCTTTGCCTCTAACAGCTTTGGTTGTTCAG GATCACCAAGGAATATCAAATGCTGCACCAGCTGATGCTCCATTGCGCCAACTGCCCATTCCAAAGGCTGCTAGTCCTAAACTGGAGACCAATGATGTTGCAGAGGCTAGAATTCGTGACTGTATAAGCAATCTTCAGTTCTGTATATCTCCCACAGCTTTTTTCCAG GTTAATACTCTTGCTGCTGAGAAGCTATATTCACTTGCTGGGGATTGGGCTGGTCTGGGTCCTGATACATTGCTATTTGATGTATGCTGTGGTACTGGAACAATTGGGCTGACTTTAGCACATCGTGTTGGAATG GTTATTGGCATTGAAATGAATGCTTCTGCAGTTTCAGATGCTTATAGGAATGCTGAAATAAATGGCATTAAAAACTGTAAATTTGTTTGTGCAAAG GCAGAGGATGTGATGGGATCACTATTGAAAGAGTACCTAAATGTGCCTCAGAAGCCTGATGAGATTTCAAATACTTCTGAAAATAGTGACAAAGAAAACGCTACTGCTGGAGAGAAAGATACCTCAATTGATGCTGTACTAGACCTTGAAGAGAGCTCAAGCTGTGATCTTATAAATAACAAAAGTGCTTCTGGTTGTTCAGAAAATGAAGAGCAAGAAGCTGGAAGCCAACTCCAGAAGAATTGCACTTCTGAAAGTGAAAATACTTCTGTGCAGCAGTTTAAAAATGTTGTTGCTATTGTTGATCCTCCGCGTGTTGGACTACATCCCATT GTGATAAAAGCTCTGAGAATGCATCCTCGTCTGCGGAGGCTTGT TTACATTTCCTGTAATCCTGAAAGTTTAGTGGCAAATGCTATTGAACTTTGCACACCATCTCCTGAGAGTATTGAGAAAGGGAATAAAAACAACCGGGGATGGAGAAATATGAGTAGTACCAGTCTAGCACGGCACAGAGCCAAGTCTATGCCACCTTCAGAGCCTTTCCAACCTGTAAAAGCCATGGCTGTTGATCTTTTCCCACATACTGTGCACTGTGAACTGGTGATGCTCCTAGAAAGGTAG
- the LOC126726014 gene encoding F-box/kelch-repeat protein At5g60570: MNSEGGVNDGRCRFGSSDSLLPGLIDDVALNCLARVNRSDFASLSSINTRFNKLIKSGGLNRCRKQLGIVEHWVYMVCDPRGWEAFDPVRNRWMTLPKIPCDECFNHADKESLAVDCELLVFGRELLEFAIWKYSLILRSWVKCQGMNRPRCLFGSSSLGSIAIVAGGSDKNGNVLQSAELYDSSSGTWEMLPGMHTPRRLCTGFFMDDKFYVIGGMLNATVPLTCGEEFNLQTRKWRIIEDMYPLANRAAQAPPLVAVVNNQLYAIEHLTNMVKKYDKVKNTWDVLGRLPVRADLANGWGLAFKASGEELLVVGGQRGPEGEGIVLNSWCPKSSVQNGTLDWKVLGVKEHVGVFVYNCAVMGC; encoded by the coding sequence ATGAATTCTGAGGGAGGAGTGAATGATGGTCGTTGTCGATTTGGATCAAGTGATTCCTTGCTCCCGGGTCTTATTGACGATGTAGCGTTGAATTGCCTTGCTCGGGTGAATAGATCAGACTTCGCTTCGTTATCGTCTATTAATACAAGGTTTAATAAGTTAATCAAAAGTGGGGGTTTAAATCGGTGCAGAAAGCAGTTGGGGATTGTGGAGCATTGGGTGTATATGGTTTGTGATCCAAGGGGATGGGAGGCATTTGATCCTGTGAGGAACAGATGGATGACGTTACCTAAAATACCTTGTGATGAGTGTTTTAACCATGCTGATAAGGAGTCCTTGGCTGTGGATTGTGAATTGTTGGTTTTCGGTCGTGAGTTGTTGGAATTTGCTATTTGGAAGTATAGTTTGATTCTTCGTAGTTGGGTTAAGTGTCAGGGGATGAATCGACCCCGCTGTTTATTTGGGTCAAGTAGCCTTGGTTCTATTGCTATTGTTGCAGGTGGGAGCGATAAAAATGGAAATGTTTTGCAATCTGCAGAATTATATGACTCTTCATCAGGTACATGGGAAATGCTACCCGGCATGCATACACCACGTAGATTGTGCACTGGTTTTTTTATGGATGACAAATTCTATGTGATTGGTGGGATGTTAAATGCAACTGTTCCATTGACCTGTGGAGAGGAGTTCAATCTTCAGACAAGGAAATGGAGAATAATTGAGGATATGTATCCCCTTGCTAATAGGGCTGCTCAGGCGCCTCCTCTTGTGGCAGTTGTTAATAACCAATTGTATGCAATTGAGCATTTAACCAACATGGTGAAGAAGTATGACAAAGTAAAGAACACCTGGGATGTGTTGGGTAGGCTTCCGGTGAGGGCTGATTTGGCAAATGGCTGGGGCTTGGCTTTCAAGGCTTCCGGAGAGGAACTTCTGGTTGTGGGTGGGCAAAGAGGCCCAGAAGGTGAAGGAATTGTGCTGAACTCTTGGTGTCCAAAGTCCAGCGTCCAGAATGGAACCTTGGATTGGAAGGTTCTTGGTGTGAAGGAGCATGttggtgtgtttgtgtacaaTTGTGCGGTTATGGGTTGTTGA
- the LOC126725989 gene encoding zinc finger CCCH domain-containing protein 24 isoform X1 → MEPGPAMAASPNNELSPIETLNSPPSTPPQMDGHESTSTTTTTTTTTTTTTITTQSQLDTNQEPLSNPESSAAALPLPLPVPDDAVSGEKRKREEELPPLWKTSLCSYFRRDSGSCSHGDACKYAHSEEELRPRPDNTWDPTSERAKKAMRSETTTTMTKKKSEVYEADIMMTESLVDDDDDDNNNGDDNNNGGGGCLDPELSKCLVHLPRKWNSQNLTSFLGEQGVQFKSVKKKKGMTVGFVTFENAEQLKTAQEELKGKSIGNKILKVADVIPRSFDKKIRSTVALPLNGQQTGEPSLDGENAGVSISSNGVEDGDTNDDEKHGSTVDGSVARARSVRDVVTPLAHMPYSDQLEHKKTSLMQNLKKLTRNARKACPHGVSLPEWILKSREIGGLSCELQGILESPLVNGYRNKCEFSVGYSLQGKATVGFMLGNFREGVTAVEEPVDCPNVSRIACKYASIFQEFLQQSELPIWNRFKNIGFWRQLTVREGRTPGKVVDVENSDASISEVMLIVQVCSVGLDDAVVTGEFERLAQAFAAGAIANSPSLPLTALVVQDHQGISNAAPADAPLRQLPIPKAASPKLETNDVAEARIRDCISNLQFCISPTAFFQVNTLAAEKLYSLAGDWAGLGPDTLLFDVCCGTGTIGLTLAHRVGMVIGIEMNASAVSDAYRNAEINGIKNCKFVCAKAEDVMGSLLKEYLNVPQKPDEISNTSENSDKENATAGEKDTSIDAVLDLEESSSCDLINNKSASGCSENEEQEAGSQLQKNCTSESENTSVQQFKNVVAIVDPPRVGLHPIVIKALRMHPRLRRLVYISCNPESLVANAIELCTPSPESIEKGNKNNRGWRNMSSTSLARHRAKSMPPSEPFQPVKAMAVDLFPHTVHCELVMLLER, encoded by the exons ATGGAACCAGGACCAGCAATGGCGGCTTCTCCAAATAACGAACTCTCTCCAATCGAAACCCTAAACTCTCCACCGTCCACTCCTCCCCAAATGGACGGCCAcgagtccacctccaccaccaccactaccactaccaccaccaccaccaccaccatcaccacacAATCCCAACTGGACACCAATCAAGAACCACTCTCCAATCCTGAATCATCAGCGGCAGCATTGCCATTGCCGTTGCCAGTGCCAGACGACGCCGTATCGGGCGAGAAGCGAAAGCGAGAGGAGGAGCTACCGCCGCTGTGGAAGACGAGCCTCTGCTCCTACTTCAGGCGCGACTCAGGGTCCTGCAGCCACGGTGACGCGTGTAAGTACGCGCACAGCGAGGAGGAGCTCCGTCCGCGCCCCGATAACACGTGGGACCCGACCTCTGAGCGTGCGAAGAAGGCCATGAGGTCTGAGACGACGACGACGATGACGAAGAAGAAGAGCGAGGTTTACGAAGCGGATATCATGATGACTGAGTCGCTCGTTGATGATGACGATGACGACAACAACAATggtgatgataataataatggcGGCGGTGGTTGCTTGGACCCTGAGCTTAGCAAGTGCTTGGTTCATTTGCCTAGGAAATGGAACTCACAGAATCTGACTAGCTTTCTTGGTGAACAG gGAGTTCAGTTCAAATctgtgaagaaaaagaaaggcatGACTGTAGGTTTTGTGACTTTTGAAAATGCAGAACAATTGAAAACTGCACAGGAG GAATTGAAAGGAAAATCTATTGgcaacaaaattttaaaggtTGCTGATGTCATTCCTCGAtcatttgataagaaaattagATCAACAGTGGCTCTCCCTTTAAACGGACAACAAACTGGGGAACCTTCATTGGATGGTGAGAATGCAGGGGTCTCTATATCTTCAAATGGGGTTGAGGATGGTGATACAAATGATGATGAGAAACATGGTTCAACAGTTGATGGCTCTGTTGCAAGGGCAAGAAGCGTCCGCGATGTTGTGACTCCCCTTGCTCATATGCCTTATAGTGATCAGTTGGAGCACAAAAAGACCTCCCTTATGCAAAATCTCAAAAAACTT ACTAGAAATGCACGTAAAGCTTGTCCCCATGGTGTTTCACTTCCAGAATGGATTCTCAAATCTAGGGAAATAG GTGGTCTTTCATGTGAACTACAGGGCATACTTGAATCACCCCTTGTAAATGGATATCGAAATAAGTGTGAGTTTTCGGTTGGATATTCTCTACAGGGCAAAGCAACAGTGGGATTTATGCTCGGTAACTTTAG GGAGGGCGTGACAGCAGTTGAAGAACCGGTGGATTGCCCAAATGTTTCAAGAATTGCTTGCAAATATGCTTCTATCTTTCAGGAATTTTTGCAACAATCAGAATTACCAATTTGGAACAGATTTAAGAATATTGGATTTTGGCGTCAATTAACG GTTCGAGAAGGAAGGACCCCTGGGAAGGTTGTTGACGTTGAAAATTCTGATGCCAGCATTTCAGAGGTCATGCTTATTGTTCAG GTTTGCTCTGTGGGCCTTGATGATGCTGTTGTAACTGGTGAATTTGAGAGGCTGGCTCAAGCATTTGCTGCAGGAGCTATTGCAAATTCTCCATCTTTGCCTCTAACAGCTTTGGTTGTTCAG GATCACCAAGGAATATCAAATGCTGCACCAGCTGATGCTCCATTGCGCCAACTGCCCATTCCAAAGGCTGCTAGTCCTAAACTGGAGACCAATGATGTTGCAGAGGCTAGAATTCGTGACTGTATAAGCAATCTTCAGTTCTGTATATCTCCCACAGCTTTTTTCCAG GTTAATACTCTTGCTGCTGAGAAGCTATATTCACTTGCTGGGGATTGGGCTGGTCTGGGTCCTGATACATTGCTATTTGATGTATGCTGTGGTACTGGAACAATTGGGCTGACTTTAGCACATCGTGTTGGAATG GTTATTGGCATTGAAATGAATGCTTCTGCAGTTTCAGATGCTTATAGGAATGCTGAAATAAATGGCATTAAAAACTGTAAATTTGTTTGTGCAAAG GCAGAGGATGTGATGGGATCACTATTGAAAGAGTACCTAAATGTGCCTCAGAAGCCTGATGAGATTTCAAATACTTCTGAAAATAGTGACAAAGAAAACGCTACTGCTGGAGAGAAAGATACCTCAATTGATGCTGTACTAGACCTTGAAGAGAGCTCAAGCTGTGATCTTATAAATAACAAAAGTGCTTCTGGTTGTTCAGAAAATGAAGAGCAAGAAGCTGGAAGCCAACTCCAGAAGAATTGCACTTCTGAAAGTGAAAATACTTCTGTGCAGCAGTTTAAAAATGTTGTTGCTATTGTTGATCCTCCGCGTGTTGGACTACATCCCATT GTGATAAAAGCTCTGAGAATGCATCCTCGTCTGCGGAGGCTTGT TTACATTTCCTGTAATCCTGAAAGTTTAGTGGCAAATGCTATTGAACTTTGCACACCATCTCCTGAGAGTATTGAGAAAGGGAATAAAAACAACCGGGGATGGAGAAATATGAGTAGTACCAGTCTAGCACGGCACAGAGCCAAGTCTATGCCACCTTCAGAGCCTTTCCAACCTGTAAAAGCCATGGCTGTTGATCTTTTCCCACATACTGTGCACTGTGAACTGGTGATGCTCCTAGAAAGGTAG